The following are encoded together in the Panicum virgatum strain AP13 chromosome 6K, P.virgatum_v5, whole genome shotgun sequence genome:
- the LOC120712868 gene encoding uncharacterized protein LOC120712868: MELIEKLVDHRLRARLEGDAMVVCALGGQPRGLSEDVPKRVQEFHQEGVTGCHRPEAQFSSARPARPAHCAPVSLEGHGLGAKIPEHRPQRRQPLGTEHQIVSGQRHHEEVGAERVVADDDGACRRTPGHVTRSPFATVVVSHGRRCMGRPERRAASSAMKLCVEPESRSTVKTAAPTDTLICMVSRTETPAIVWREMCGDSLVAISSSATSSSGSSSMALSRRNSRLQTLLWPRPNFSS; the protein is encoded by the exons ATGGAGCTCATCGAGAAGCTCGTCGA CCACCGGCTGCGCGCCCGTCTTGAGGGTGATGCGATGGTCGTGTGCGCGCTTGGGGGGCAGCCCCGAGGGCTCAGCGAAGACGTCCCCAAAAGAGTCCAGGAGTTCCACCAGGAGGGAGTCACTGGCTGTCACCGTCCCGAGGCTCAGTTCTCCAGTGCTCGGCCCGCCCGCCCAGCACACTGTGCGCCCGTGTCGTTGGAAGGTCATGGTCTGGGCGCCAAAATCCCAGAGCACCGGCCCCAGCGCCGCCAGCCATTGGGTACCGAGCACCAGATCGTATCCGGCCAGCGGCATCACGAAGAGGTTGGCGCAGAACGTGTCGTCGCCGATGACGACGGGGCGTGCCGAAGAACGCCCGGGCACGTGACGCGCTCACCGTTCGCCACCGTCGTGGTGAGCCATGGACGCCGCTGCATGGGTAGGCCGGAACGAAGAGCCGCTTCCTCGGCGATGAAGTTATGTGTGGAGCCTGAGTCGAGGAGCACGGTGAAGACGGCGGCGCCCACGGACACCCTGATCTGCATGGTGTCGCGGACGGAGACGCCGGCGATCGTGTGGAGGGAGATGTGCGGGGACTCGTTGGTGGCGATCTCCTCATCAGCAACGTCGTCTTCCGGGTCGTCCTCGATGGCGCTATCGAGGAGAAATAGCCGCTTGCAGACCCTGTTGTGGCCGCGGCCGAATTTCTCATCATAG